A single region of the Actinoplanes sp. SE50/110 genome encodes:
- a CDS encoding glycosyltransferase family 1 protein — MTPGRPPRVLVDATSVPADRGGVGRYVDGLLGALGQLGPERVDLAVVAQRSDAERYRRMLPEAQVLPGPAAIAHRPARLAWEQTGLPLLAQQVGAHVLHSPFYTCPLRTGAPVTVTVHDATFFTEPEHYDNTKRTFFRSAIKTSLRRAARVIVPSKATRDELIRLLDADPTKIDVAYHGVDQAAFHMPTEEEKARVRARLGLGDAGYVAFLGAKEPRKNVPNLIRGWARAVADWPRPPALVIAGGQGHDDDIDRAVAEVPSHLRLLRPGYLRYADLPGFLGGALVACYPSFGEGFGLPILEAMACGAPVLTTPRLSLPEVGGDAVAYTTEAPERIAEDLADLMHDEQRRQALAKAGFDRAKEFTWASSAEVHVTTWNRVAN, encoded by the coding sequence GTGACCCCCGGTCGCCCCCCGCGAGTGCTGGTCGACGCCACTAGTGTCCCCGCGGACAGAGGTGGAGTCGGCAGATATGTCGACGGATTGCTCGGCGCCCTCGGGCAGCTGGGCCCGGAACGTGTGGACCTGGCCGTTGTCGCCCAGCGTTCGGATGCGGAGCGTTACCGCCGGATGCTGCCGGAGGCACAGGTGCTGCCCGGTCCGGCGGCGATCGCGCACCGGCCGGCCCGGCTGGCCTGGGAGCAGACCGGCCTGCCGCTGCTCGCCCAGCAGGTCGGCGCCCACGTGCTGCACTCGCCGTTCTACACGTGCCCGCTGCGGACCGGCGCCCCGGTCACGGTGACCGTGCACGACGCGACCTTCTTCACCGAGCCGGAGCACTACGACAACACCAAGCGGACCTTCTTCCGCAGCGCGATCAAGACGTCGCTGCGCCGGGCCGCCCGGGTGATCGTGCCCAGCAAGGCCACCCGGGACGAGCTGATCCGTCTGCTCGACGCCGACCCCACCAAGATCGACGTGGCGTATCACGGCGTCGACCAGGCCGCCTTCCACATGCCGACCGAGGAGGAGAAGGCCCGTGTCCGGGCCCGCCTCGGCCTGGGTGACGCCGGCTACGTCGCCTTCCTCGGCGCCAAGGAGCCGCGGAAGAACGTGCCGAACCTGATCCGTGGCTGGGCCCGCGCGGTCGCCGACTGGCCGCGCCCGCCGGCCCTGGTGATCGCCGGCGGCCAGGGCCACGACGACGACATCGACCGGGCGGTCGCCGAGGTCCCGTCGCACCTGCGGCTGCTGCGCCCCGGCTACCTGCGCTACGCCGACCTGCCCGGTTTCCTGGGTGGCGCGCTGGTCGCCTGCTATCCCTCGTTCGGTGAGGGTTTCGGCCTGCCGATCCTGGAGGCGATGGCCTGCGGCGCCCCGGTGCTGACCACTCCGCGGCTGTCGCTGCCCGAAGTGGGCGGTGACGCGGTCGCCTACACGACCGAGGCACCGGAGCGGATCGCCGAGGATCTGGCCGACCTGATGCACGATGAGCAGCGACGACAGGCGCTTGCCAAAGCGGGGTTCGATCGGGCGAAAGAATTCACCTGGGCGTCCAGCGCGGAGGTGCATGTAACAACGTGGAATCGGGTTGCGAACTGA
- a CDS encoding mannose-1-phosphate guanylyltransferase, translating to MSDEQSALYGVVLAGGTGTRLWPLSRAGHPKFLHPLTGTEASLLQATVDRLDTLTTPDKVFVVTGVAHAAAVSRQLTAMPDENVLVEPSPRDSCAAIALAAAVIARREPEAIMGSFASDHLIADKAEFTSVIRKAMVGARDGLLMTLGITPTRPETGYGYLQCGGELHEDGPVLQVEEFKEKPSYDVAESYVKSGNYLWNAGMFVWRVDVFLAELARQQPQLAAGVSRIAQAWGTAEQEEVLGEVWPTLPRISVDYAVMEGAATVGRVATVPGDFGWNDVGDFHTLGEVLTADPAGNVVVGHERDGERPTVLLRDTENLVVVPGSGRLVAAMGVRDLVIVDTADAVLICPRERAQEVKHLVDQLKELGQHGYI from the coding sequence ATGAGCGACGAACAGAGTGCGCTGTACGGAGTGGTTCTGGCGGGTGGCACCGGAACCCGGCTATGGCCACTGTCCCGCGCCGGTCATCCCAAGTTCCTGCACCCCCTGACCGGCACCGAGGCCTCCCTGCTGCAGGCCACGGTCGACCGGCTGGACACGCTGACCACGCCCGACAAGGTGTTCGTCGTCACCGGGGTGGCCCACGCGGCCGCGGTCTCCCGCCAGCTCACCGCGATGCCCGACGAGAACGTGCTGGTCGAGCCGTCGCCGCGGGACTCCTGTGCGGCGATCGCGCTGGCCGCCGCGGTGATCGCCCGGCGCGAACCCGAAGCGATCATGGGCTCGTTCGCGTCCGACCACCTGATCGCCGACAAGGCCGAGTTCACCAGCGTGATCCGTAAGGCGATGGTCGGTGCCCGGGACGGCCTGCTGATGACGCTCGGCATCACCCCGACCCGCCCGGAGACCGGGTACGGCTACCTGCAGTGCGGCGGCGAGCTGCACGAGGACGGCCCGGTGCTGCAGGTCGAGGAGTTCAAGGAGAAGCCGTCGTACGACGTCGCCGAGTCGTACGTGAAATCCGGGAACTATCTGTGGAACGCCGGGATGTTCGTCTGGCGGGTCGACGTGTTCCTGGCCGAGCTCGCCCGCCAGCAACCGCAGCTGGCCGCCGGGGTGAGCCGGATCGCCCAGGCGTGGGGCACCGCCGAGCAGGAGGAGGTGCTCGGCGAGGTGTGGCCGACCCTGCCACGCATCTCGGTGGATTACGCGGTGATGGAGGGCGCGGCCACCGTCGGCCGGGTCGCCACCGTCCCCGGTGACTTCGGGTGGAACGACGTCGGTGACTTCCACACCCTGGGCGAGGTGCTGACCGCCGACCCGGCCGGCAACGTGGTGGTCGGCCACGAGCGGGACGGCGAACGCCCCACGGTGCTGCTGCGGGACACCGAGAACCTGGTGGTGGTGCCCGGGTCGGGGCGGCTGGTGGCCGCGATGGGCGTCCGCGATCTCGTCATCGTCGACACCGCGGACGCCGTGCTGATCTGCCCGCGGGAGCGCGCGCAGGAGGTCAAGCACCTGGTCGACCAGCTCAAGGAGCTGGGTCAGCACGGCTACATCTGA
- a CDS encoding PLP-dependent aspartate aminotransferase family protein, with protein MHPETRLIHLKAPVPQGSTPLAVPIYQTSSFAFDDPELIADGLHHPDRAYAYSRFANPTVRALENAITDLEGGAAAIATSSGMGAITLLLHGLLSAGDHVIVQRDVYGGTHAQLGDLAARFGIEVTRIGGHDPAELRAALTPRTRVLYLETIANPTGHVSDLPTLAPIARDAGVLTVVDNTFASPIFCRPIEHGADVVVHSVTKFLGGHSDVTGGLAVFADRALYERVWEQSVEFGATADPFAAWLTLRGLHTLGLRMDRHAANTARVATWLAAHPAVEAVRWTGDPSHPSHAVASRFVQGFTGAFCFDLDGGHDAGVRLMSRLTVIRAAASLGSTQSLILHPASTTHRQLTPDQLRESHLSPGTVRIAIGIEHPDDLVADLEQALG; from the coding sequence ATGCATCCGGAAACCCGCTTGATCCACCTCAAGGCACCGGTTCCGCAGGGCAGCACCCCGCTGGCCGTGCCGATCTACCAGACCTCCTCGTTCGCCTTCGACGACCCGGAGCTGATCGCCGACGGGCTGCACCATCCCGATCGCGCCTACGCGTACTCCCGCTTCGCGAACCCGACCGTCCGCGCCCTGGAGAACGCGATCACCGACCTGGAGGGCGGCGCCGCCGCGATCGCCACCAGCTCCGGGATGGGTGCGATCACCCTGCTGCTGCACGGCCTGCTGAGTGCGGGCGACCACGTGATCGTCCAGCGCGACGTCTACGGCGGCACGCACGCGCAGCTCGGTGATCTGGCCGCGCGCTTCGGCATCGAGGTGACCCGGATCGGCGGCCACGACCCGGCGGAACTGCGGGCCGCGCTGACGCCGCGGACCCGGGTGCTCTACCTGGAGACGATCGCGAACCCCACCGGCCACGTCAGCGACCTGCCCACGCTGGCCCCGATCGCCCGGGACGCCGGGGTGCTGACCGTGGTCGACAACACGTTCGCCTCGCCGATCTTCTGCCGTCCGATCGAGCACGGCGCCGACGTCGTGGTCCACTCGGTCACCAAGTTCCTGGGCGGTCACTCGGACGTCACCGGTGGCCTGGCCGTCTTCGCCGACCGGGCGCTGTACGAGCGGGTCTGGGAGCAGTCGGTCGAGTTCGGCGCCACCGCCGACCCGTTCGCCGCCTGGCTGACCCTGCGTGGCCTGCACACCCTCGGTCTGCGGATGGACCGGCACGCCGCCAACACCGCCCGGGTCGCCACCTGGCTCGCCGCCCACCCCGCCGTCGAGGCGGTCCGCTGGACCGGCGACCCGTCGCACCCCAGTCACGCCGTCGCCAGCCGGTTCGTGCAGGGCTTCACCGGTGCCTTCTGCTTCGACCTGGACGGTGGCCACGACGCCGGCGTCCGGCTGATGAGCCGCCTGACGGTGATCCGGGCGGCCGCCTCGCTGGGCAGCACCCAATCGCTGATCCTGCACCCGGCCAGCACCACGCACCGCCAATTGACCCCGGATCAATTGCGGGAATCACACCTAAGCCCCGGAACCGTCCGAATCGCCATCGGTATCGAACATCCGGACGACCTGGTGGCCGACCTGGAACAGGCGCTCGGATGA
- a CDS encoding carbohydrate-binding protein yields the protein MLLKMAMAVVVAATPAVPCPRPAVTGTYSVGAAHWQPAHVAQTGQSAATVVIDPSRTEQRYEGVGFSIDETAVANLWKLTPDRREQAIKLLVDPRTGAGLDRFRLTIGSPDLIEHLPFWSYDDLPAGVTEDPELKYFSVQRDLDLHIVDTIKLIQKYNPRATFFASAWSAPAWMKTNNRFLGEVALKPGSTTDYYQAGKLRDDRIDVFARYYVRYLQEYARLGIRVDAITLLNEPGMDVVYPAMDISVEQQQRLAVAIKREFRRAGLRTSLYVHDFNFWDWRDPNSTATKNYYRILNDPQAARAADAIAFHPYWGDPQVMRDAYRQTGKPVQMTETSDLSPSTVLSYFRLDASSYILWAQTTDQDGGTLHWTGERNNNVDWDEVARTSRWPDRLVKVNTITKDYSVRDELYQLGQFARYLTPAHVRVESSTTGHGISNVVYRDGRDYVAVLGNANATDTAVRVVAGDDSFVTTVPAGAYATYRWTGSRTDSRHNRAPLLPGVPPVTADQYATTRIALHATDPDHDRLHYYAVDLPAGASVDPDTGVLTLDPAVPGEQQVTVAVTDGKAYAETTVHVTVVPHGAPVGAIVEAEAYTAQHGWTEGGADFVESNGAASGGKDVGWTAPGNWLAYRFDVPAGPHRLELRVANGTGAVATGAISIRDASGAVLAGVSVPDTGGWAAYQTVDVPVSLADGDQTLTVYCESGGFNLDYLRLAV from the coding sequence ATGTTGCTCAAGATGGCGATGGCGGTGGTGGTCGCTGCCACGCCCGCTGTGCCCTGCCCGCGGCCGGCGGTCACCGGCACCTATTCGGTCGGTGCGGCCCATTGGCAGCCCGCTCACGTCGCGCAAACGGGACAATCTGCCGCTACGGTGGTGATCGACCCGAGCCGGACCGAACAGCGATACGAGGGCGTCGGCTTCTCGATCGACGAGACCGCCGTCGCCAACCTGTGGAAGCTCACTCCCGACCGGCGGGAACAGGCGATCAAGCTGCTGGTCGACCCGCGCACCGGCGCCGGCCTGGACCGCTTCCGCCTCACCATCGGCAGCCCCGACCTGATCGAGCACCTGCCGTTCTGGTCCTACGACGACCTGCCCGCCGGGGTCACCGAGGACCCGGAGCTGAAGTACTTCTCCGTCCAGCGCGACCTGGATCTGCACATCGTCGACACGATCAAGCTGATCCAGAAGTACAACCCGCGGGCCACCTTCTTCGCCTCCGCGTGGAGCGCCCCGGCCTGGATGAAGACCAACAACAGGTTCCTCGGCGAGGTCGCCCTCAAGCCGGGCAGCACCACCGACTACTACCAGGCCGGCAAGCTGCGCGACGACCGGATCGACGTGTTCGCCCGGTACTACGTCAGGTATCTGCAGGAGTACGCCCGGCTGGGCATCAGGGTCGACGCGATCACGCTGCTCAACGAGCCGGGCATGGACGTCGTCTACCCCGCCATGGACATCAGCGTCGAGCAGCAGCAGAGACTCGCCGTCGCGATCAAGCGCGAGTTCCGCCGGGCCGGGCTGCGCACCAGCCTCTACGTCCACGACTTCAACTTCTGGGACTGGCGCGACCCGAACAGCACGGCCACCAAGAACTACTACCGGATCCTGAACGACCCGCAGGCCGCGCGGGCTGCCGACGCGATCGCGTTCCACCCGTACTGGGGTGACCCGCAGGTGATGCGCGACGCGTACCGGCAGACCGGCAAACCGGTGCAGATGACCGAGACCAGCGACCTGTCCCCGTCGACCGTGCTGTCCTACTTCCGGCTCGACGCCAGCAGTTACATCCTCTGGGCGCAGACCACCGACCAGGACGGCGGCACCCTGCACTGGACCGGCGAGCGCAACAACAACGTCGACTGGGACGAGGTCGCCCGGACCAGTAGGTGGCCCGATCGGCTGGTCAAGGTCAACACCATCACCAAGGATTATTCGGTACGCGATGAGCTCTACCAACTGGGCCAGTTCGCCAGGTACCTGACGCCCGCGCATGTGCGCGTCGAGTCCAGCACCACGGGCCACGGGATCAGCAACGTCGTCTACCGGGACGGGCGGGACTACGTCGCGGTGCTGGGCAACGCCAACGCCACGGACACCGCCGTGCGGGTGGTGGCCGGCGACGACTCCTTCGTCACCACGGTGCCCGCCGGGGCGTACGCCACCTATCGATGGACCGGCAGCCGGACGGACTCGCGGCACAACCGCGCCCCGCTGCTGCCCGGCGTGCCCCCGGTGACCGCCGACCAGTACGCCACCACCCGGATCGCCCTGCATGCGACCGATCCTGATCATGACAGGCTGCACTACTACGCGGTCGATCTGCCGGCCGGTGCGAGCGTCGATCCGGACACCGGGGTCCTGACGCTGGACCCGGCAGTGCCCGGCGAGCAGCAGGTCACCGTCGCGGTCACCGACGGCAAGGCGTACGCCGAGACCACCGTGCACGTCACCGTCGTCCCGCACGGCGCCCCGGTCGGCGCGATCGTCGAGGCCGAGGCGTACACCGCACAGCACGGCTGGACCGAGGGCGGCGCCGACTTCGTCGAGAGCAACGGCGCGGCCAGCGGCGGCAAGGACGTCGGCTGGACCGCGCCCGGGAACTGGCTCGCCTACCGCTTCGACGTGCCGGCCGGCCCGCACCGGCTGGAGCTGCGGGTCGCCAACGGCACCGGGGCGGTGGCCACCGGCGCGATCTCGATCCGGGACGCGTCCGGCGCCGTGCTGGCCGGCGTCTCGGTGCCGGACACCGGCGGCTGGGCGGCATACCAAACGGTGGACGTGCCGGTCTCGCTGGCTGATGGTGATCAGACGCTTACGGTTTACTGTGAAAGCGGTGGGTTCAACCTGGACTACCTACGGCTGGCCGTGTAG
- a CDS encoding TIGR03089 family protein, whose translation MNTTIPQAFAEAVRRDPAAPLLTWYDDATGDRAELSGATLDNWVSKTANLLVDGVGLGHGDSVALLLPPHWQTAAILLGVSAAGLAADLADLGGDPQPVEALFTTPDRVERAATWSTADRYATGLLPLAMPLREVPAGYADFVTEVRNHGDHFRGQPVAPADRAFAGPIELSHADVLAAAEDRATQLGFGAGDRVLIDVTIHPDPVDWLLAPLVAGASAVLCANLDESRLDARATAEKVSLVLAV comes from the coding sequence ATGAACACCACGATTCCGCAGGCGTTCGCGGAGGCGGTCCGGCGGGACCCGGCCGCACCCCTGCTCACCTGGTATGACGACGCCACCGGCGACCGTGCCGAACTCTCCGGCGCCACCCTGGACAACTGGGTGTCCAAAACGGCGAACCTGCTGGTCGACGGGGTCGGCCTGGGCCACGGCGACAGCGTCGCACTGCTGCTGCCGCCGCACTGGCAGACCGCGGCCATCCTGCTCGGCGTGTCGGCCGCCGGGCTCGCCGCCGACCTGGCCGACCTGGGCGGCGACCCGCAGCCGGTGGAGGCGCTGTTCACCACCCCCGATCGGGTCGAGCGGGCGGCCACCTGGTCCACCGCGGACCGGTACGCCACCGGCCTGCTGCCGCTCGCCATGCCGCTGCGCGAGGTCCCGGCCGGATACGCCGACTTCGTCACCGAGGTGCGCAACCACGGCGACCACTTCCGCGGCCAGCCGGTGGCGCCGGCCGACCGGGCGTTCGCCGGCCCGATCGAACTCAGCCACGCGGACGTGCTGGCCGCCGCCGAAGACCGGGCCACCCAGCTCGGCTTCGGCGCCGGCGACCGGGTGCTGATCGACGTCACCATCCACCCCGATCCGGTGGACTGGCTGCTCGCGCCGCTGGTGGCCGGGGCCTCCGCGGTGCTCTGCGCCAACCTGGACGAGAGCCGGCTGGACGCCCGGGCCACCGCGGAGAAGGTCAGTCTCGTCCTGGCGGTGTGA
- a CDS encoding acyl-CoA thioesterase, with amino-acid sequence MTAVDVNLYGTVHGGVLMKFVDDVAGAAAARHSGGTAVTAAIDEIVFLEPVRVGDLVHAYAQVNWTGKSSMEVGVKVTAERWDVVGATPLPVATAYLVFVAVDVAGKPRAVPPVLSEDPDDRRRFREAEIRRDHRLARRTAIQKARLTESQDPVTPPGRD; translated from the coding sequence ATGACCGCGGTGGACGTCAATCTCTACGGCACCGTGCACGGCGGCGTGCTGATGAAGTTCGTCGACGACGTGGCCGGCGCGGCGGCGGCCCGGCACAGCGGCGGGACCGCGGTGACCGCCGCGATCGACGAGATCGTCTTCCTGGAGCCGGTCCGGGTCGGTGACCTGGTGCACGCGTACGCGCAGGTGAACTGGACCGGCAAGAGTTCGATGGAGGTCGGCGTGAAGGTGACCGCCGAGCGCTGGGACGTGGTCGGCGCCACCCCGCTGCCGGTCGCCACCGCCTATCTGGTGTTCGTGGCGGTCGATGTGGCCGGCAAGCCGCGGGCCGTGCCGCCGGTACTGTCCGAGGATCCGGACGACCGGCGCCGCTTCCGGGAGGCGGAAATCCGTCGCGATCACCGCCTCGCCCGCCGCACCGCGATCCAGAAGGCCCGCCTGACGGAGAGCCAGGACCCGGTCACACCGCCAGGACGAGACTGA
- a CDS encoding DUF4232 domain-containing protein: MRDLRTRALCAAAAALLVLGSVTGCSGTAEPAAPTAGTTASSAGGTTGNAATAGTGRTTAAHPVTAKKPAACHDADLAITITAQPDDPGTGATLRAMVTLTNKSRHTCTLNGWPSVAPYDMAGEVIKVATVRKVAQPGPVAPFTVDPGVSAFAGLKWATCGDDENCGWGNALRASVQGPATQGQWAELEGFGDAEHNNIRIKSLQIGTLQPSHQGVVAW; the protein is encoded by the coding sequence ATGCGCGACCTCCGCACCCGCGCCCTCTGCGCCGCCGCCGCCGCCCTGCTCGTGCTCGGCTCGGTAACCGGCTGTTCCGGGACCGCCGAGCCGGCCGCCCCGACCGCCGGCACCACTGCGAGCAGCGCCGGCGGAACCACCGGAAACGCCGCAACCGCCGGCACGGGCAGGACCACGGCCGCCCACCCGGTGACCGCGAAGAAGCCGGCCGCCTGCCACGACGCGGACCTCGCCATCACGATCACCGCACAGCCGGACGACCCGGGCACCGGCGCCACCCTGCGCGCCATGGTCACCCTGACCAACAAGAGCAGGCACACCTGCACCCTGAACGGCTGGCCGTCGGTCGCGCCGTACGACATGGCCGGCGAAGTGATCAAAGTGGCGACCGTGCGCAAGGTGGCCCAACCCGGCCCGGTCGCGCCGTTCACCGTCGACCCGGGCGTCTCCGCCTTCGCCGGGCTCAAGTGGGCCACCTGCGGCGACGACGAGAACTGCGGCTGGGGCAACGCGCTGCGGGCCAGCGTGCAGGGGCCGGCCACCCAGGGTCAGTGGGCGGAACTGGAGGGTTTCGGCGACGCCGAGCACAACAACATCCGGATCAAGTCACTGCAGATCGGCACGCTGCAGCCGAGCCACCAGGGCGTCGTCGCCTGGTGA
- a CDS encoding ricin-type beta-trefoil lectin domain protein — MRKTLFAAAILGGSLLYAPAAQAAGETVSVYLTTTSDSAGRTVTRGLQQQTNIAFGPAGGSAGTTINVDEGTTYQTFEGGGASITDTTAYLLRGGAVSAATRDAVMTKLFSPTGGIGLSFVRNPIGASDLSRPGNVSLDDTCCDLADFGANGYDTNVRLLTQQAKQLNPSLRVMAVPWSAPGWMKDNGRMDQMGWLKAGYYPMYAQYLVKYLQSYQAAGVPVDYLSVQNEPNCCQASNPTAMTYPGMSWNPSGLVEFTKNNVYPALHAAGLNTRVLVHDWNYGDYASFGSGILGDAGIRTDPAFGGIAWHGYSGSASTGSDVHATYPAVKQFETEHSGGTWIGDQHNEDLNNIIDYTRNWGASVVKWSLGVDQNMGPHNGGCGTCTGFITVQNGGSRAGQVDYTVEYYTMGHLTRFVKPGAVRIDSNDGSAVRNVAWRNPDGSKALIAHNGGTSSQSVRVNWGGQSFIYTLPARTTATFTWSGTAAPDPSGTITGLAGKCVDVAGAATANGTAVQLYTCNSSAAQRWTRASDGTLRALGKCLDIVGPSTADGTLAHLWDCHTGASQKWTYDGAGQHLINSYSGKCLDVKDNSSADATRLQVWTCTSGANQKWVLN, encoded by the coding sequence ATGCGGAAGACCCTGTTCGCCGCGGCGATACTGGGCGGCAGCCTGCTCTACGCCCCCGCCGCGCAGGCCGCCGGCGAGACCGTCAGCGTCTATCTCACCACCACGTCGGACAGTGCCGGGCGCACGGTCACCCGCGGGCTGCAGCAGCAGACGAACATCGCGTTCGGCCCGGCCGGTGGCAGCGCCGGCACCACGATCAACGTCGACGAGGGCACCACCTACCAGACCTTCGAGGGCGGTGGCGCGTCGATCACCGACACCACCGCCTACCTGCTGCGGGGCGGGGCGGTCAGCGCGGCCACCCGGGACGCCGTGATGACGAAACTGTTCAGTCCCACGGGCGGGATCGGGCTGTCCTTCGTACGCAACCCGATCGGTGCTTCTGATCTTTCGAGGCCGGGCAACGTGTCGCTGGACGACACGTGTTGCGACCTCGCTGATTTCGGCGCCAACGGCTACGACACGAACGTGCGGCTGCTCACCCAGCAGGCGAAGCAGCTCAACCCGAGCCTGCGGGTGATGGCGGTGCCGTGGAGCGCACCGGGCTGGATGAAGGACAACGGCCGGATGGACCAGATGGGCTGGCTCAAGGCCGGGTACTACCCGATGTACGCGCAGTATCTGGTCAAGTACCTGCAGAGCTACCAGGCGGCGGGCGTGCCGGTCGACTACCTGTCGGTGCAGAACGAGCCGAACTGCTGCCAGGCATCCAACCCGACCGCGATGACCTACCCGGGGATGAGCTGGAACCCGTCCGGGCTGGTTGAGTTCACCAAGAACAACGTGTACCCGGCGCTGCACGCGGCCGGGCTGAACACCAGGGTGCTGGTGCACGACTGGAACTACGGCGACTACGCGAGTTTCGGCTCGGGGATCCTGGGCGACGCGGGGATCCGCACCGACCCGGCATTCGGCGGGATCGCCTGGCACGGCTACTCGGGCAGCGCCTCCACCGGCAGCGACGTGCACGCCACGTACCCGGCCGTGAAGCAGTTCGAGACCGAGCACTCCGGCGGCACCTGGATCGGTGACCAGCACAACGAGGACCTGAACAACATCATCGACTACACCCGGAACTGGGGCGCTTCGGTGGTGAAGTGGAGCCTCGGCGTGGATCAGAACATGGGCCCGCACAACGGCGGCTGCGGCACCTGCACCGGCTTCATCACCGTGCAGAACGGCGGCTCCCGGGCCGGTCAGGTCGACTACACCGTCGAGTACTACACGATGGGTCACCTCACCAGGTTCGTGAAGCCGGGGGCGGTCCGGATCGACAGCAACGACGGCTCCGCGGTCCGCAACGTGGCCTGGCGCAACCCGGACGGCTCCAAGGCGCTGATCGCGCACAACGGCGGCACGTCCAGCCAGTCGGTGCGGGTCAACTGGGGCGGGCAGTCGTTCATCTACACCCTCCCGGCCCGGACGACGGCGACCTTCACCTGGTCGGGCACCGCCGCACCGGATCCGTCCGGGACGATCACCGGGCTGGCCGGCAAGTGCGTGGACGTGGCCGGGGCGGCGACCGCCAACGGCACGGCCGTGCAGCTCTACACCTGCAACTCCTCGGCCGCGCAGCGGTGGACCCGGGCGTCGGACGGGACGCTGCGGGCACTCGGCAAGTGCCTGGACATCGTGGGGCCGAGCACGGCGGACGGCACGCTCGCGCATCTCTGGGACTGCCACACCGGTGCGTCGCAGAAGTGGACCTACGACGGTGCCGGTCAGCACCTCATCAACTCGTATTCCGGCAAATGTCTCGATGTGAAGGACAACAGCTCCGCGGACGCGACCCGGCTGCAGGTGTGGACCTGCACCTCCGGCGCCAACCAGAAGTGGGTGCTCAACTGA
- a CDS encoding PLP-dependent aminotransferase family protein, which produces MSPIVPAELAARLGRWSAGRGPLYLLLAGRLRALIDDGDLPPGAALPTDRALATALSAGRTTVVAAYDLLRQEGRLVRRQGSGTWVAGAGAEPPNTTEPTVNPVFLHLLDPPDHVAQFACAGPLAAPPEVIAAYRGALEALGGPDLGYHPAGHPRLRAALAERYTARGVPTSPGRILITTGGQQGLALLARALVAPGAEVLVQAPTYPGALEIFRESAAALVPIRNTIEGYAAALARKPALAYLIPANHNPTGHTLPESNRRAIVAAALAHGVPLIVDDVTADLTFPDRRARTAPDARAAPDAAAAPDADELITVGSLSKVVWGGLRIGWVRAQPALIGRLARLKAVIDLGSGVLDQLAAVELLENLDDLAGQRIRTLAARHDHLCAELRRHLPEWQFEPARGGQTIWVRLPHGDAASYAQAALREGVAVLPGGSLDPSGASTDHLRIPFVAEPAALTAGVRAMAAAWRGFTGRAAISPPPLPAIAV; this is translated from the coding sequence ATGAGTCCAATCGTGCCGGCCGAGCTTGCGGCGCGCCTCGGCCGATGGTCCGCCGGGCGCGGGCCGCTCTACCTGCTGCTCGCCGGGCGGCTGCGGGCCCTCATCGACGACGGCGACCTGCCGCCCGGCGCCGCGCTGCCGACCGACCGGGCCCTCGCGACCGCGCTGTCGGCCGGCCGGACGACGGTCGTGGCCGCATACGATCTGCTCCGCCAGGAGGGCCGGCTGGTCCGCCGGCAGGGCAGCGGCACCTGGGTCGCCGGCGCCGGAGCCGAGCCGCCGAACACCACCGAACCCACCGTCAACCCGGTCTTCCTGCACCTGCTCGATCCGCCGGACCATGTGGCGCAGTTCGCCTGCGCCGGGCCGTTGGCGGCGCCGCCGGAGGTCATCGCGGCCTACCGCGGGGCGCTGGAGGCACTCGGTGGGCCGGATCTCGGCTATCACCCGGCCGGGCATCCGCGGCTTCGGGCGGCGCTGGCCGAGCGGTACACGGCGCGCGGGGTGCCCACCTCACCGGGCCGGATCCTGATCACCACCGGCGGTCAGCAGGGGTTGGCACTGCTGGCCAGGGCGCTGGTGGCACCGGGGGCGGAGGTGCTGGTGCAGGCGCCGACCTATCCGGGGGCGCTGGAGATCTTCCGAGAGTCGGCGGCGGCGCTGGTGCCGATCAGAAACACGATCGAGGGGTACGCCGCGGCACTGGCCCGCAAGCCCGCCCTGGCCTATCTGATCCCCGCCAACCACAACCCGACCGGCCACACCCTGCCCGAAAGTAATCGCCGCGCGATCGTCGCGGCGGCCCTGGCGCACGGCGTCCCGCTGATCGTCGACGACGTGACGGCAGACCTGACGTTCCCGGACCGGCGAGCGCGGACCGCGCCGGACGCCAGGGCTGCGCCGGACGCCGCGGCCGCGCCGGACGCCGATGAGTTGATCACGGTGGGGTCGCTCAGCAAAGTCGTGTGGGGCGGCCTGCGGATCGGCTGGGTGCGGGCACAGCCGGCCCTGATCGGACGCCTCGCCCGGCTCAAGGCGGTCATCGACCTGGGCAGCGGCGTGCTGGACCAGCTGGCGGCCGTGGAACTCCTGGAGAATCTGGACGACCTGGCCGGACAGCGGATCCGGACACTCGCCGCCCGGCACGATCACCTCTGCGCTGAGCTGCGGAGACACCTGCCGGAGTGGCAGTTCGAGCCGGCCCGGGGCGGGCAGACGATCTGGGTGCGGCTGCCCCACGGGGACGCGGCCTCGTATGCGCAGGCGGCCCTCCGGGAAGGCGTCGCGGTCCTGCCCGGCGGATCGCTCGATCCGTCCGGTGCGAGCACGGATCACCTGCGGATTCCGTTCGTCGCCGAGCCGGCGGCGCTGACCGCCGGCGTCCGGGCGATGGCCGCCGCGTGGCGCGGCTTCACCGGCCGCGCGGCGATCAGCCCGCCACCGCTACCCGCCATCGCGGTCTGA